From the Osmerus eperlanus chromosome 21, fOsmEpe2.1, whole genome shotgun sequence genome, one window contains:
- the obsl1a gene encoding obscurin-like protein 1a isoform X2 codes for MDIFGGAPRVLGYPRPVIVRPGTDATLKCQIGGDPRPEVVWERKTEAIVPEGRYRISEEGKAYILTICGVTLQDAGQYICKARNCVGETYAAATLKVEGEVSMEVSGLQQARLEDREHGGQQNGQVSQPNGTFEGQQNGEVERRDRDGEVREQQEETVEPSEDKPRFLIKPLSLRVDRGEDAAFSCKLWGTPSPEVFWEKDGKKLGDIFESSHFSATGCQEGGWCQLKIYRTRMPDGGVYTCRATNRHGEALAGAVLLVQPIPEREEGGATPLPSNGYSNGHPSPRASEGGRQRSGRHGSSRCYPEEQPHLNSSKVKKFAVSEGKHAKFRCLVTGKPKPEIVWKKDGLPLEAGRRHLIFEDREGYYTLKVLYCKQQDTGLYVCAASNALGNTLSAVHLTVKGPPVRFKRPLKDVEVVERDVAVLECEVPEESIPAAWYLEDQRLQPSSKYGMEQRGTKRWLTISDVGADDDGVYLCEMPDGGKSIAELTVKGTIVRKLPRKLEVLEGENAVFCVEVQEEEMEVYWYKDGLQLRESQQIILKSFGKTHILVFVNVAYQDTGVVTFVAGRSKTMCRLKVKAAKHSPPACPVGAQMDVDRPNCAFLSWAPASTSSQATTRSIYVVERQEVGSQEWQKGVTTDVDTSVEIMGDSVPYEGDFRFRVCCVNKYGRSGHVEFPKFVHLVPGPKIRSPLQECDVLEGDDASFSLELSASMTGTWFLNSTQLQKSERFSICQNQTQHSLVIHGARISDHTAEVTFIANGVRDSAVLKVQAAVVKFNPLSEMDSNKRMETGDPVVLYCEVSHPSARVCWYKDGVELQMMDGLSIQSEGNMRRIVIQSAESTDSGVYTCETMGDVVKFNVNVDGPPVTFSALPENDLHKSAMELDPVVLHCEVSREDATALWYKDGREVQPSENVTLQAEGTMRRLILRSAEASDAGSYTCQAGDSSMTFTVHVKEPPVMIVEPKEDVVMERHLSEEIVLQCELSRSNGQVCWFKDGLIVVEDDNVRLTSEGPYRRLTVASAVAKDSGEYVCDTDGDSVFFQLTVSEPLVRIVYPSESELELTHRAPERLELSCEISQADAQVRWYRDGLEVEESPLLVLEVQGARRKLVIPRTSVDHTGEYVCDTEDDSVTFLVTITEPPVKLARPERLSDVMECFSGAPLFLEVEVSRPSAKVMWRKNGGEVDESGHVTISEDGLLRRLTIQHPTPGDSGKYTCDAMDDTIDFQVNVSEAPVKILRKSEVKREQRSRVSDDIVLECELSRSNANARWFKDGRWLEGDERFCEEEEGAFRSLVILNAELSDSGEYLLDAGDDSISFQVTVEEPPVEILGNSGDQDYQEMVAGDDLILACEVSRANAPVQWFCNERLLVSDQRTYIESYGTLRKLILSDIQPGDSGKYTCDAVDDKMVIVVKVLEPPVTFLNKEEVNIVTGYEAESITLMGVVSKERAVVRWLHDWSPVVGDRFKTGVDNHQRFLTIEPLRRSDAGDYTCDANTDEMHFTLLVKEMRVRFAQPLKDTLAHADSMVTLRCEVTKPKADVQWLKDGVEVVPSRRFTIRADGVERSLTIHRLTREDTGEFACESKDDRTACALRVEMPRVVEFVTELHNTTVLEGEDAVFKCVVSPEDVALVWHMDNEPVVLGERFQASSNGLCHTLLIKKCQMLDCSKITAEAEQVVSKASLKVQEAQVVFTRKMEAIMAEEYGEATMETEVSLESGEVQWMRQGVVIQAGPRHTLGQSGCRRSLTIHNLTLSDRGTYRCETLHDRTQVKLNVEPRKISIRKALSDTDTFERETASFEVELSHTDVEGVWQKDGIRVKPNNQWRVSTNGRVHGLTLSGLTLEDTGTIVFSAEGLRTSARLNVKETPVMLLKKLSDVCLEEGAPATLECEFSRQNVDAKWFKNGAELKPGKSHRIYSMGRKRFCQILQCCRADAGTYTCDIGDMTTSCNLEVNERQLEILQDLEDLYVQEDQNAVFMCEVSVEDVPGDWYKGGHKIRPSSSIKTRTEGTKHFLLMCNVKAEDSGEIRFVAKQIESIAYLEVEELPVSIVKPLRDRTALEKHRVILECTVSTPHCEVTWYKGGEELGGSDRLELVSEDCYHKLVIQQVAVEDEGMYSIRVGEHTSKAKLMVEAQALLMVRDLEDVSVTAPAPACFQCEVSVAISRAPVWTLNGVTLQPGPSVRLDNLGTVHKLTLKETSVDMNGPVKFTTGKAKSCATLTVN; via the exons ATGGACATCTTTGGCGGCGCCCCTCGCGTGCTCGGCTACCCACGTCCTGTGATTGTGAGGCCTGGCACCGATGCCACCTTGAAGTGCCAGATTGGTGGTGACCCTCGTCCAGAGGTGGTgtgggagagaaaaacagaggccATTGTTCCGGAGGGACGTTACAGGATCTCGGAAGAGGGCAAGGCCTACATCCTCACCATCTGTGGCGTGACCCTCCAGGATGCAGGCCAGTACATCTGCAAGGCGAGGAACTGCGTGGGGGAGACGTATGCTGCCGCTACCCTGAAGGTGGAAGGGGAGGTCAGCATGGAGGTCAGCGGGCTGCAGCAGGCTAGATTAGAGGACAGGGAACATGGGGGGCAACAGAATGGGCAGGTGTCGCAGCCAAACGGCACATTCGAGGGGCAACAGaatggggaggtagagaggcgagacagagacggagaggtgAGGGAACAACAGGAAGAGACGGTTGAACCGTCGGAGGACAAACCTCGCTTCCTGATAAAGCCCCTGTCTCTCCGCGTGGACCGCGGCGAGGACGCCGCCTTCTCCTGCAAGCTCTGGGGCACGCCGTCCCCCGAGGTCTTCTGGGAGAAGGACGGCAAGAAGCTCGGCGACATCTTCGAGAGCTCCCACTTCAGCGCGACCGGATGCCAGGAGGGCGGCTGGTGCCAGCTGAAGATCTACCGCACTCGTATGCCCGACGGCGGTGTTTACACCTGCAGGGCAACGAACCGCCACGGGGAGGCACTCGCGGGAGCCGTCCTGCTCGTCCAGCCCATCCCGGAACGAGAGGAAGGTGGGGCGACGCCATTACCGTCGAACGGCTACTCCAATGGACATCCCTCACCACGCgccagcgagggagggaggcagcggAGCGGACGGCACGGATCGTCACGCTGCTACCCCGAGGAACAGCCCCACCTGAACTCGTCCAAAGTGAAAAAGTTTGCGGTATCCGAAGGGAAGCACGCCAAGTTCCGGTGCTTGGTGACAGGGAAGCCCAAGCCTGAGATTGTGTGGAAGAAGGATGGGCTGCCCCTAGAGGCTGGGAGGCGGCATCTCATCTTCGAGGACAGAGAGGGCTATTACACTCTGAAGGTTCTGTACTGCAAGCAGCAGGACACAGGACTGTATGTGTGCGCTGCCTCCAATGCCCTGGGAAACACACTGAGCGCTGTTCACCTCACTGTTAAAG GCCCTCCGGTGCGGTTCAAACGCCCGCTGAAAGACGTGGAGGTGGTCGAGAGGGACGTGGCGGTCCTGGAGTGCGAAGTTCCGGAAGAGTCCATCCCTGCGGCCTGGTACCTGGAGGATCAACGTCTGCAGCCCAGCAGCAAGTACGGGATGGAGCAGAGGGGAACCAAACGCTGGCTCACTATCAGCGACGTGGGAGCGGATGACGACGGGGTCTACCTTTGTGAGATGCCCGATGGGGGCAAGAGCATCGCAGAGCTGACTGTCAAAG gcacgATTGTGCGTAAGCTCCCCCGTAAGCTGGAGGTCCTGGAGGGGGAGAACGCTGTCTTCTGCGTGGAGgtacaggaagaggaaatggaGGTCTACTGGTACAAAGATGGGCTGCAGCTGCGAGAGTCCCAACAGATCATCCTCAAGTCTTTTGGCAAAACCCACATCCTGGTCTTTGTCAACGTGGCCTATCAGGACACAGGGGTGGTGACCTTTGTGGCGGGAAGGTCGAAGACCATGTGCAGGCTGAAGGTCAAAG CTGCCAAACACAGCCCCCCCGCCTGTCCTGTGGGGGCCCAGATGGACGTGGACCGTCCCAACTGTGCTTTCCTGTCCTGGGCCCccgcctccacttcctcccaggCCACCACGCGCTCCATCTACGTggtggagaggcaggaggtGGGTTCCCAGGAGTGGCAGAAGGGTGTGACCACGGACGTAGACACCTCGGTGGAGATCATGGGAGACAGCGTGCCCTACGAGGGCGACTTCCGCTTCCGGGTCTGCTGCGTCAACAAGTATGGCCGCAGCGGACATGTCGAGTTCCCCAAGTTCGTCCATCTGG TCCCAGGACCCAAGATCCGCTCCCCTCTGCAGGAGTGTGACGTGCTGGAGGGGGATGACGCGTCTTTCTCCCTGGAGCTGTCTGCCTCCATGACAGGCACCTGGTTCCTcaactccacccagctgcagaAAAGCGAGCGGTTCTCCATTTGCCAGAACCAGACTCAGCACTCTCTGGTTATCCACGGAGCCAGGATCAGTGACCACACTGCCGAGGTCACCTTCATCGCCAATGGAGTTCGAGACTCTGCAGTCCTCAAGGTCCAAG CTGCTGTGGTCAAGTTTAATCCCCTGTCAGAGATGGACAGCAACAAGCGCATGGAGACAGGAGACCCTGTGGTACTGTACTGCGAGGTGTCCCATCCCTCTGCCAGGGTCTGCTGGTACAAGGACGGGGTGGAGCTTCAGATGATGGACGGTTTGTCCATCCAATCAGAGGGCAACATGAGGAGGATTGTCATCCAATCGGCCGAGTCTACCGACTCTGGAGTGTATACCTGTGAGACCATGGGTGATGTCGTCAAATTCAATGTCAATGTGGATG GGCCCCCAGTCACGTTCAGTGCCTTGCCAGAGAATGACCTCCATAAGAGTGCCATGGAGCTGGACCCTGTGGTGCTTCACTGTGAGGTCTCCAGAGAAGATGCCACTGCCCTCTG GTACAAGGACGGCAGGGAGGTGCAGCCCAGTGAAAATGTCACCCTGCAGGCTGAGGGCACCATGAGGAGGCTGATCCTCCGCTCTGCCGAGGCCTCAGATGCAGGCAGCTACACCTGCCAGGCTGGCGACAGCAGCATGACCTTTACCGTCCATGTTAAAG AACCACCGGTGATGATCGTGGAGCCCAAGGAGGACGTGGTGATGGAGCGCCACCTCTCTGAAGAGATCGTTCTGCAGTGTGAGCTGTCCCGATCCAACGGCCAAGTGTGCTGGTTCAAGGACGGCCTGATAGTGGTGGAGGACGACAACGTGAGGCTGACGTCCGAGGGGCCGTACCGGAGGTTGACCGTAGCTAGCGCGGTGGCAAAAGATTCCGGAGAGTACGTCTGTGACACGGATGGAGACTCTGTGTTCTTCCAACTCACCGTCTCAG AACCTTTAGTTCGGATTGTCTACCCCAGTGAGTCGGAGCTGGAGTTGACACATCGGGCTCCGGAGAGGCTGGAGCTGAGCTGTGAGATCTCTCAGGCCGATGCCCAGGTACGGTGGTACCGTGATggactggaggtggaggagagccctCTGCTGGTCCTGGAGGTGCAGGGAGCTCGCAGGAAGCTGGTCATTCCCAGAACCAGTGTGGACCACAcaggagagtatgtgtgtgatacAGAGGATGATTCTGTCACCTTCCTGGTGACTATCACAG AGCCTCCAGTGAAACTGGCCAGACCTGAGAGACTTTCGGATGTGATGGAATGTTTCTCTGGCGcccccctgttcctggaggTAGAGGTGTCACGCCCCAGTGCCAAGGTCATGTGGAGAaagaatggaggagaggtggatgagAGCGGCCATGTCACCATCAGTGAGGACGGACTCCTCCGCCGGCTCACCATCCAACACCCCACACCAGGGGATTCTGGGAAATACACATGTGACGCCATGGACGACACCATCGATTTCCAGGTCAACGTCTCAG AGGCTCCTGTCAAAATTTTGAGGAAGtctgaggtgaagagggagcagAGATCTCGGGTCTCTGACGACATTGTGCTGGAATGCGAGCTCTCCCGTTCCAATGCTAACGCCAGATGGTTCAAAGATGGCCGTTGGCTGGAAGGCGACGAGCGTTTctgcgaggaggaggaaggcgctTTCCGATCGCTGGTCATCCTCAACGCAGAGCTCAGTGACTCTGGGGAGTACCTCCTGGATGCTGGAGACGACAGTATCAGTTTCCAGGTCACCGTAGAAG AACCTCCTGTGGAGATCCTTGGGAACTCGGGGGATCAGGATTACCAGGAGATGGTCGCCGGGGACGATCTCATCCTGGCATGCGAGGTGTCCCGCGCCAATGCTCCCGTCCAGTGGTTCTGCAACGAGCGCCTGCTTGTCAGCGACCAGCGGACCTACATCGAGAGCTACGGCACCCTGAGGAAACTGATCCTGTCTGACATACAGCCCGGGGACTCTGGGAAGTACACGTGTGACGCCGTCGATGATAAGATGGTGATCGTCGTTAAGGTCCTAG AACCCCCTGTCACCTTTCTGAACAAAGAGGAAGTCAACATAGTCACAGGCTACGAGGCGGAGAGCATAACTCTGATGGGCGTGGTCTCCAAGGAGAGAGCAGTGGTGCGTTGGCTCCATGATTGGTCGCCCGTGGTGGGCGACCGGTTCAAGACCGGCGTGGacaaccaccaacgcttcctgACCATTGAGCCTCTCAGGCGATCTGACGCTGGCGACTACACCTGCGATGCCAACACAGATGAGATgcacttcaccttactggtCAAAG AGATGAGGGTACGCTTTGCCCAGCCCCTCAAGGACACTCTGGCTCACGCAGACAGCATGGTCACCCTGCGCTGCGAGGTGACCAAGCCTAAGGCCGACGTCCAGTGGCTGAAGGATGGTGTGGAGGTGGTGCCCAGCCGCAGGTTCACCATCCGGGCCGACGGTGTGGAGCGCAGCCTGACCATCCACCGGCTGACCAGAGAGGACACTGGGGAGTTTGCCTGCGAGTCTAAAGATGACCGCACCGCCTGCGCACTCCGAGTGGAGA tgcctcGTGTGGTCGAGTTTGTCACAGAGCTCCACAACACCACAGTGCTGGAAGGGGAGGATGCCGTCTTCAAGTGCGTGGTCTCCCCCGAGGATGTGGCCTTGGTCTGGCACATGGACAACGAGCCCGTCGTCCTGGGAGAACGTTTCCAGGCCTCCAGTAATGGCCTGTGCCACACGCTGCTGATAAAGAAGTGCCAGATGCTGGACTGCTCCAAGATAACTGCAGAGGCTGAGCAAGTGGTGTCCAAGGCCTCCCTTAAAGTCCAGG AGGCCCAGGTGGTGTTCACCAGGAAGATGGAGGCCATAATGGCGGAGGAGTACGGAGAGGCCACCATGGAGACGGAGGTCAGCCTGGAGAGCGGGGAGGTCCAGTGGATGAGGCAGGGCGTGGTCATCCAGGCAGGGCCCCGCCACACGCTGGGCCAGAGCGGATGCCGACGGAGCCTGACCATACACAACCTCACCCTCTCCGACCGCGGCACCTACCGCTGTGAGACGCTGCACGACCGCACGCAGGTCAAACTCAACGTGGAGC CTCGTAAGATCAGTATCCGGAAGGCTCTGAGTGACACAGACACGTTTGAGCGTGAGACGGCCTCCTTTGAGGTGGAGCTCTCCCACACTGACGTGGAGGGGGTATGGCAAAAAGACGGCATTCGGGTCAAACCCAACAACCAATGGCGTGTGAGCACCAATGGGCGTGTCCACGGGCTCACCCTATCAGGTCTGACGCTGGAGGACACAGGCACCATCGTCTTCTCAGCAGAGGGCCTGCGAACCTCCGCCAGACTCAATGTGAAAG AGACCCCAGTGATGCTTCTGAAGAAGCTATCAGACGtctgtctggaggagggggctcCTGCCACTCTGGAGTGTGAGTTCTCCAGACAGAACGTAGACGCCAAGTGGTTCAAG AACGGGGCAGAGCTGAAGCCAGGCAAGAGCCATCGCATCTACTCCATGGGCAGGAAGCGCTTCTGCCAGATTCTTCAGTGTTGCCGCGCCGACGCGGGGACCTACACGTGTGACATAGGAGACATGACTACTTCCTGTAACCTGGAGGTGAATG AGCGCCAGCTGGAGATCCTGCAGGATCTGGAGGATCTGTACGTCCAGGAAGACCAGAACGCTGTCTTCATGTGTGAGGTCTCCGTGGAAGACGTCCCAGGCGACTGGTACAAGGGCGGGCACAAGATTCGACCCTCCAGCTCCATCAAGACACGAACAGAGG GCACCAAGCACTTCCTGTTAATGTGTAACGTCAAAGCAGAGGATTCTGGGGAGATCCGCTTTGTGGCCAAACAGATTGAATCCATTGCCTACCTGGAGGTTGAAG AGCTCCCTGTTTCGATCGTAAAGCCCCTCCGTGACCGCACGGCTCTGGAGAAGCACCGGGTCATTCTGGAATGTACCGTCTCCACGCCGCACTGCGAGGTCACATGGTACAAGGGCGGTGAGGAGCTGGGCGGCTCGGATAGGCTGGAACTGGTGTCAGAAGACTGCTATCACAAGCTGGTCATCCAACAGGTGGCGGTAGAGGACGAGGGCATGTACAGCATCAGGGTGGGAGAGCACACGAGTAAAGCCAAGCTGATGGTGGAAG cCCAGGCCCTGTTGATGGTGCGGGACCTGGAGGATGTGAGTGTGACCGCCCCGGCCCCGGCCTGTTTCCAGTGTGAGGTCTCGGTGGCTATCAGCAGGGCCCCCGTTTGGACCCTGAACGGTGTCACGCTCCAGCCAGGCCCCTCTGTCCGTCTGGACAACCTAGGAACCGTCCATAAACTCACCCTGAAGGAAACCAGCGTAGACATGAACGGGCCAGTGAAGTTTACCACAGGGAAGGCAAAAAGCTGTGCCACTCTCACAGTGAATTAG